The region TGATCGTGATCGACGTGCCCGGTCTGCGGTAGCCCGTCGAACCGGACGGCCCTCGGCGCACGGCGTCGGGGGCCGTCCTCGTCCCGACAGGTCCTCGGGGAACGAAGAGACATTGATATTGATGCCTGCGGCTGTAATGATTAACAGACTTTACAGTTGGATCCGCCGCTCGGAAGGACCCCGACATGGCGCAACGATTGGCCCGGCCAAGCCCTCGCTGGCCCCGCATCCGGTTGACCGCCGTGCTCGCCGCGGCCCTGCTCGCCGTACCGACCGGCCTGGTCGTCGGCGCCTCACCCGCGACCGCCGCCGCGACGGGTGCCATCACCGGGTACGGCGGCAAGTGCGTCGACGTGGCCGCCGCGAACCCGGCCAACAGCACAGCCGTCCAGCTCTACACCTGCAACGGCTCGACGGCGCAGCAGTGGACGGTGGGCGACGACGGCACGATCAGGGCGCTGGGCAAGTGCCTCGACATCGCCGCCGCCGGCACCGCCAACGGTGCTCGGGTGCAGATCTACGACTGCAACGGCACCGGGGCGCAGCAGTGGTCGCCCAGCGCCGCCCAGTTGGTCAACCCGGCCTCGGGCAAGTGCCTCGACGCGACCGGTCCCAGCTCGGCCGACGGCACCCCGCTGCAGATCTGGAGCTGCACCGGGAGCGCCAACCAGGCGTGGACACTGCCCACCGGCGGCGGCACCACACCACCGCCCTCGGGTGGATTCACCCACCCCGGCGTGCTGGTCAGCCGAGGCCAACTCGACTTCGTCCGCGGCCGGGTGCAGGCCGGCGCCCAGCCGTGGGCGGCGGCCTACAACCAGATGATGAGCAGCCGGTACGCCTCCCTGTCGCGTACGCCGGCACCCCGTTCGGTGGTCGAGTGTGGTTCCTACTCCAACCCGAACAACGGCTGCACCGACGAGCGGGAAGACGCGATCGCGGCGTACACCGACGCGCTCGCCTGGTACGTCACCGGGGACGCCCGGTACGCGCAGAAGTCGATCCAGATCATGGACGCGTGGTCGGCCACGATCACCGCGCACACCGGCAGCAACGCCCCACTGCAGACCGGTTGGGCCGCCTCGGTCTGGCCCCGGGCGGCCGAGATCATCAAGTACACGTACACGAGCTGGCCCAACGCCAACCGCTTCGCCACCATGCTGCGCAACGTCTACCTGCCGGTGGTGCGCAACGGTTCGAACAGCAACGGCAACTGGGAACTCACCATGATGGAGGCGGCGGTCGGCATCTCGGTCTTCCTGGAGGACCGCAGCGCCTACGACGCGGCGGTCAGCCGCTTCCTCAACCGCACCCGGGCCTTCGTCTACCTGCCCAGCGATGGCGCGTTGCCGTACACGATGCCCGGCAGCGGTTTGGACACCAGCTCCGAGATCATCAACTACTGGCAGGGCCAGTCGACCTTCGTCGCCGGCCTCGCCCAGGAGACCTGCCGCGACTTCGTCCACACCGGGTACGGGATCTCCGCCATCTCACACGTCGCGGAGACCTCCCGGATCCAGGGACGGGACCTGTACCCACAGGTCGGTGAGCGGCTACGGCACGCGCTCGGCTTCCACTCGCGCTACCAGCTCGGCGAGGCGCCGCCCTCCTGGCTCTGCGGCGGCAGCCTCACCCGGGGCCTCGGCCCGATCACCGAGGTCGGCTTCAACGCGATGAGCACCCGGCTGGGCAACGTCATGACCAACACCCAGACCCTCACGCAGCAACAACGTCCGGCCGGAACCAACAACCTCTTCGTCGCCTGGGAGACGTTGACCCACGCCAACAACCCCAACTGACCCAGGCCGTCGTGGGGCGGCGCCGAATACGCGGCGCCACCCCACGACGTGCTCAGTTGTCGGCCCCCAGTGCCACCACCGGGCTGACCCGCGCGGCCCGCCTGGCGGGGAGCACCCCCGCCAGCGCGGTCAGCCCGACCAGCGCCACGAAGAGCCCGGCCAGCGGCAGCACCGGCGCGGTCAGCGGCGCGTTGACCCCGAGGGCCCGGATCGCCAGCCAGCCGTACGGGATGCCGAGCAGCAGGCCGATGGTGGCACCGATCACCCCGTAGAGGCCGGATTCGACGGTCAACATGGTGCGCAGGCCGGCCCGGGACAGGCCGATCGCCCGGAGCAACCCGGACTCGCGTACCCGCTCGACCACCGAGAGCGCGGTCGTGGAGCCCACACCGACCACCGCGATCAGCACGGTCATGCTGACCAGGCCGACCGCGATCCAGATCAGGCTGCTCAGCACATCGGCGTTTCGGTCCCGTTCGTCGGCGAGCACCGCGAGGCCCACACTGTCGCTGCCCCCAATCGCCTGACGCAGTGCCCGCACACCCGCGGTGCGGCCGTCCTCGCCGGAACCGGCCGCATCGGCCAGCAGACCGGTGTACGCGGCCGGCACGCCGAGCCGGTCCAGGTCGGCCCGGTCGGCGAGGATGCCCGCGTGCAGCGGGCCGTCACCGGGCAGGACCGCTGCCACCCGCACGTCGACCCTGCGCGCGGCGATGGCGAGCGTGACGGTGTCGCCGGCCCGCAGGCCGGTGTCCCGGGCGACCCACCTGTTGAGCACGATCCGGCCCGGGCCACGATCGGTCAACGTGCCCTGGGCGACGTCCAGGTCGCCGGTGGTCGGCAACGCCGCCAGGTCCAGGTCGTTCGTCGGGTAACCCGACTCGACGTCGCCGAGCTTGTCCGCACCGCGCATCAGCGTGACGTCGTCGACCCGCCGGTACGGCACCACTCGGGCCAGCGCGCCGCGCGCCGCCTCGGCGCGGGTCACGACAGCGGCCGGCAGTACCCCACCGTTGCTGCTGACCTCGAAGTCGCTCGGTGCGGAGAGGGCCAACTCGCGGTCGGCGAGGACCTGCAGCGACGCACCGCCGATGACCACCCCGGAGATCAGGGTCACGCCGAGCGCGACGACAACCGAGACCGCGGCAGCGCGGCGCGGCGTCCCGCCGATCCCGCCGACCGACATCCGCCCGAGCGGCCCGAGTTGACGCAGTGGCCAACCCACCACGGCGAGCACCGGACGCACCAGCAGCGGGCCGAGGGCCACCAGCGCGAAGAACGCCAGGGTGCCGGAGGCGACCAGCAGGAGCAGTGGCATCGTCGGGTCGTAGTTCGACTGGTCGGGCTTCGGCAACCGGCTGATCGTCGCGACTGCGGCCGGGGCCGCGCCGGCCACCAGGAGCAGCCCGCACACCAGGCGCAGCACCCCGATGCCGCGTCGGCCGGCGGTGGTGCTCGCCGTACGCAGCGCCTCCAGCGGAGAGACCCGGGCGGCGGAGAGTGCCGGCGCCAGGACGGCCAGCACGGTGACGACGCCGGCACCGATCACCACCATGACCGCCGCCGCCAGTGGCAGGCCCGGGGACGAGACCGCCATTCCGGAGGCGCGCAGAACCGCGGGCAGGGCGTACCCGAGGGCGAGGGCGCTGGCGACCCCGACGACGCCGGCGACCAACCCGGTCAGGGCTCCCTCGGCGGTCAACGCCCCCACCAGGGTGCCCCGACCCGCGCCGACCGCGCGCAGTAGCGCGAGCTGGCGCATCCGCTGGGCGAAGACGATGCGGAAGGTCGAGGTGACCACCAGCGCCGCGGCGACCACCGCGATCGAGACGAACATGCCCACCAGGATGAAGAGTTTCCCGACCTCCTCGGCCGCCGCGTTGGCCTCCGCCTGGCGTACCTCGGCACCGGAGCGGACCGACTGGTCGGCCGCGAACGCCGCGGTCACCCGTTGGCGGACGGCGTCCACCGACTGACCGGGGGCCACCCGCACATCGAGGCGTTCCACCGCGGTCAGCCGCGCCCAGGCGGTCACGACACTGTCCGGGGCGTAGGCGTCGAAGCCCGCGTCGGCGGGGGCGTCGACCACACCGGCGACGGTGAGCCGGGTGGGCGTGGTGAGCTCGCCGCCCGTACCGGTGGTCGTGGCGCCCACCGCGAGCCCGAGCCGCTCGGCGGTGCGCGGCGTGATTGCGATCTCTCCGGGCTGGTCCGGGTAGCTACCCTCGATCACCCGGACCGTGGTGAGCGGACCGCTGCCGGGGTCGGCCTGCAGGTTGAGGTACCCCTCGCCTACCGAGACGCCGATAGCCACCCGCGCCACCGCCTCGGCCACACCGGGCACGGTGCGGACGTGCTGCAGCTCCGTCACGGTGGGTGGCGGGTGCTCGGGGCTGCCGATCACCAGGTCGGTGGCGGCCGGGGTGGCGCTCAGGTTGTCCCGCACGGTTCGTTCGGTGATCTGCTGCACCAGCACGGTGCCGAAGACGACGAACGACGCGACCAGGATCGCCAGGCCGGTCAGGACCAGCCGGCCGGGTCGCCGAGCCGCGGCGCTCGTCTGGGTACGCAGCACGGTCGCCCTCATGCGCGGGCCCCCAGCTCACGCAGCGCGTCGGTGACCGACACCTGGTCCGGCTTGTCGATCTCGCCGGCGACCCGCCCGTCGGCGAGCAGCACCACCCGGTCGGCGTACGCGGCGGCGATCGGGTCGTGGGTGACCATGACGACGGTCTGGCCGAGGTCGCGTACCGAGTCGCGCAGGATGGTGAGCACCTCGGCGCCGGAGCGGGAGTCGAGGTTGCCGGTCGGCTCGTCGGCGAAGACCACCTCGGGCCGCGCCACCAGCGCCCGGGCCAGCGCGACCCGCTGCTGTTGGCCGCCGGAGAGCTCGCTGGGCCGGTGGCCGAGGCGGTCACCGAGGCCGAGCTCCCGCACCAGGTGCTGGAAGAGCTCGGCGTCGGGCTCCCGGCCGGCGAGGTCCAGCGGCAGGGTGATGTTCTGCGCGGCGGTGAGCTGCGGCAGCAGGTTGAAGGACTGGAAGACGAACCCGATGCGGTCCCGGCGTACCCGGGTCAGCGTCCGGTCCGACTGACCCGTCAGCTCCGTCCCGCCGAGCAGGACGCGTCCGGAGGTCGCCGTGTCGAGGCCGGCGAGGCAGTGCATCAAGGTCGACTTGCCGGACCCGGACGAGCCCATGATCGCGGTGAACTCGGCCCGGCCGAAGCCGACCGAGACCCCGTCCAGGGCACGGACCGCGGTGTCGCCGCTGCCGTACACCTTCACCAGGTCGACCGCGGCGACCGCGGCGTGGCTGGTCTCCGGCGGGGCGTGGGTTGTCATTGTTCCTCCAGTGGCTGCGATGTGACCCGGAGAGCTTCGCCACCACCGGCGGGTGGGCGCATCGGCCCGGGGCCGGGTATCGCCGGTGGCGGGTCTGTCTTTCGGCCGATCTACCACCTCCGCCCGGCTGGCTACGCTGGGTCATCATGAGCACGCCGGATCTTCGACGTTGGTGGGTACGCCTGGCGCAGGCCGCCGGACTGGTGGCCATTGGCCTGCTCGCACTGTTCGACCTGCGGTTCAGCACGTCCGTGGGGATGAGCCCGGCTGCCCTCCTGCTCGTGCTGGTGCGGATGGGGCTGGCGGTGGCGACGGTGCCGCTCTGGCTGCCGGTGCACCGGCTGGGTTCCCGTTGGCTGCCGGCGGCCGCGTTGGCGCTCGCCGCCACCTCGCTTGCCGTGACCGCGGCGATCCAGGTCGCCGCCAACAGCAGCTACCTCCTCGGCGGCAGCTGGGGGCTCGCCGAGGCGGGCGGGCTGCTCGGGGTGGTCTTCGTGGTGACCCGCTGGGGTGCGCCCCGGCTCGCACCGTGGGCGGCGGTGGCCGTCGGGCTCGCCGTCACCGCGATCCCGCTGCGTACCGGCACCGACACCGTGCTCGTGATCTTCGGTCTACTCCAGGCCCTCGCTGCGGCTGGCGCCGCCGGGGTGGGGCTCTACCTGCGGATCACAGCCGCCGGTCGGGAGCGGGCGATCGCGCTGGTCCGGGCCGAGCAGCGCGCCGAGTTCGCCCGTGATCTGCACGACTTCATCGCCCACCACGTCACCGGCATCGTGGTGCAGGCGCAGGGCGCCCGGTTCGTCGCCGAGCAGGACCCGCGCCGGGTGATCGTCGCCCTGGAGCAGATCGAACGGGCCGGCGCGGAGACGATGGCCTCGATGCGTCGGATGGTCGGCATCCTGCGTAACCCGGATGCCCCGCCGGACGCACCGCTGGCTCCACTGGCCGGGGTGACCGAGCTGGAACCGCTGCTGACCGGGTTCAACGGCGCGGCGAACGCGGCGGCACGGCTGCACGTCGACGGCGACCTGGGCGCGCTGCCGGTCGAGGTGTCGACCTCGGCGTACCGGGTGGTGATGGAGGGGCTGACCAACGCCCGCCAGCACGCGCCGGACGCCCGGTCCGTGGACGTGGCCGTGCGACGTACCCCGGACTGGTTGCTCGTCCGGGTCGCCGACGACGGCGCGTCGCCACGCACCGCGCCGGCCCGGGGGCACGGCTTCGGACTGATCGGCCTCACCGAGCGGGTACGCGCCCTCGGCGGCACGATCACCGCCGGACCAGGCGTCGCCGGCGGCTGGGTGCTCGACGCCGCGTTCCCACTGCAACCGGCGGTGGAGCGATGATCCGGGTGCTGATCGCCGATGACCAGGCCATGGTCCGGACCGGCTTCGGCATGATCATTGGCGCCCAGTCGGACATGGAGGTGGTCGGCGAGGCCGCCGACGGCGTCCAGGCCGTCGAACTGGCCCGCCGACTGCGCCCGGACGTGGTGCTGCTGGACATCCGGATGCCGCGCCTCGACGGCCTCGAGGCACTGCGACTGCTCGCCGGGCCGGGCGTCGCCGACGCGGTCCGGGTGGTCGTGGTGACGACCTTCGACCTGGACGAGTACGTGCACACCGCGCTGTCCAGCGGGGCCTGTGGTTTCCTGCTCAAGGACTCCGGGCCGGCCCTGCTCGTCGAGGCGGTCCGCGCGGCCGTCTCCGGTGACGCGCTGATCAGCCCGTCCATCACGGTACGGCTGTTGGAGCGCCTCAGCTCACCCGCTCCGGCTCACGACGACGCCGCGCTGTCCCCACGGGAACTCGAGGTGGTCAAGCTCGTCGCCCGGGGTCTGACCAACGCCGAGATCGCCGCTCGGCTCTTCATCGCCGTCGGCACGGTCAAGACCCACCTGGCCAGCGTGCAGATGAAGCTCACAGCCCGCAACCGGGTCGAGATCGCCGCCTGGGCCTGGGAACGCCGCCTCGTCGGGTAGGCCTGGCTCCGTCAGGCAGCGGCTCGCGGGCGGCGGCTCGCGGGCGGCGGCTCGCGGGCGACGGCTCGCGGGCGACGGCTCGCGGGCGGGCTGGTGTCATGTTCGTTGCCTTTGGAGCTGATGTCGTAGACGAATCAGCGGCACCGGCGGCCACCGATGTCGTAGACGATTCAGCTCCAAAGGCAACGGGCCGGCACACCATCCACCAGCCCTGAGGCGCGAATCCGCGTGCCGCGGTCGGCGTCCGACGTCCGGCAGGGCAACCTGCCGAACCTGGGTGAGCAGATATTGACGTAGACGGATTCATGGCAGTGGTGAGCGACCGGAGGCAGGGGTTCATCGTGCGTGAGCGTCGAAGTCGAGCAATCCGGTCGGAGGCTGCCGCACCAGCCGCGTGCGCCCCACCGCACCCGGCCCCATCACGGTCGTCGCCGTCGACACCACCAGCATCCGGAACGGTGTCGCTGGGAGTCGTCGTCAGCGGATCCCAGACGCCGGAGGAGGTCACGGTGAACGGTGGTTTCTGCGAGGTGGCAGACGAGTAACGCTCACGTGTGAGGTCTGGCGCGCGCCGCGACATCTTGCGACGCTAGCGAATATGTATGACTACGACCTGGTGGTGCTGGGGTCCGGTCCCAGCGGTCAGAAGGCCGCGATCGCTGCGGCCAAACTCGGCAGGCGGGTCGGCATCGTGGACCGCCGCGACATGATCGGTGGGGTGTGCATCAACACCGGCACCGTCCCGTCCAAGACGCTGCGGGAGGCCGTGCTCTACCTGACCGGCCTGAGCCAGCGGGACCTGTACGGCAGCAGTTACCGGGTCAAGGAGGACATCACCGTCAGCGACCTGGCCGCCCGGACCCAGCACGTCATCACCCGGCAGACCGACGTCATCCGCAATCAACTCGCCCGCAACCGGGTCGCGATGATCACCGGTACCGGGCGTTTCGCCGACCCGCACTCGATCTGGGTCGACGGTGGCTCCGGCCGCGAGTCCAAGGTGACCTTCGACAAGATCGTCATTGCGGCGGGCACCCGCCCGGCCCGCCCGGACAGCGTCGACTTCGACGACCGGACGATCGTGGACTCCGACGGCGTCATCAACCTCCAGGCCGTACCCCGCAGCATGGTCGTGGTCGGCGCCGGCGTGATCGGCATGGAGTACGCCTCGATGTTCGCCGCCCTCGGCACCAAGGTGACGGTGGTCGAACGCCGAGACCGGATGCTCGACTTCTGCGACGACGAGATCGTCGAGTCGCTGAAGTATCACCTCCGAGACCTGTCCGTGGCGTTCCGCTTCGGCGAGGAGGTCGCCGCCGTGGAGAAGCACCAGACCGCCGCGCTGTGCATCCTCAAGAGCGGCAAGAAGATCGTCGCGGACACCGTGATGTACTCCGCCGGTCGGCAGGGCCAGACCGACGACCTGGCACTGGAGGCGGCCGGGCTGGAGGCGGACCGGCGCGGCCGGATCGCGGTGGACGCCAACTACCGCACGGCTGTGGACAACATCTACGCCGTCGGCGACGTGATCGGCTTCCCCGCCCTCGCGTCCACCTCGATGGAGCAGGGCAGGCTGGCCGCACAGCACGCCTGCGGCGAACCGGTCCGGGAGATGCACGGCCTGCAACCGATCGGCATCTACACGATCCCGGAGATCAGCTTCGTCGGGCAGACGGAGGCGCAGCTCACCGAAGGCTCCACACCGTTCGAGGTGGGCATCGCGCGTTACCGCGAGCTGGCCCGGGGCCAGATCGTCGGCGACTCGTACGGCATGCTGAAGCTGCTTGTCTCCCCCGAGGACGGCCGGCTGCTCGGGGTGCACGTGTTCGGCACCGCCGCCACCGAGATCGTCCACATCGGGCAGGCGGTGATGGGCTGCGGCGGCACGATCGACTACCTGATCGACGCGGTGTTCAACTATCCGACGCTGGCCGAGGCGTACAAGGTCGCCGCCCTGGACGCATCCAACAAGATCCGCAACATCACCCGGATCGACGGCTAGCCAGGCGGGATGACGCAGACGCCTTGATCACCCAGCGCAGAGGTGGGCCGGTGCGGGGGCGGGACCCCCTCCGCACCGGCCCACCGGGTTCTAGCCTGCGGAGCAGGTGGGGCTGAGGCTGCCGGCGGTGCCGTTGGCCTGGAAGCCGAACTCGGTGGATTGTCCGGCGCCGACCTGGCCGTTGTACGACACGTTGCGCCAGTTCGTGGTGCCGGTGTTACCACTGCGGTCGGCGCTCCACGCGTTGGTGACCGTCGCGCCCGACGGCAGTGCGATCGTCACCGTCCAGCCGTTGAGGGCCGACGAGCCGGCGGTCACCCGCACGTTCGCCACGAAACCACCGGTCCACTGGTTCACCGACACCGTCGCGGTGCAGCCACCAGGGCCCGGAGGCGGGGTGGTCGGCGGGTCGGTCGGCGGGTCGGTGGGCGGTGGCGTGGTAGTGGGCGGCGGGTCGGTGGGCGTGGTGCCGTTGTTCAGCGCGGCGAGGACCGCGTCGTACGCCGGCTTCTTCGAGCCGTTGCTGTTGAACAGCAACGGGGTCTGGTTGGAACGCCACGAGTCACTGTCCCGGATGCCCCACACCGTGATCCCGGTGCAGCGGGAGACGGCGAGGCAGTCCTCCACGACGCTGCGGTACGTGTTCGGCGACGCGCCCTGGATGTCCAGCTCGGTGATCTGCACGTCCACACCGAGCGCGGCGAAGCTGGACAGGGTGGTGCGGTAGTTGCTGACGTACGGGGAGTCGTTGTTGAAGTGCGACTGGAACCCGACGCAGTCGATCGGCACACCACGCGACTTGAAGTCCCGCACCATGTTGTAGACGCCCTGCGTCTTGGCGTGGGTCCAGTTGTCGGTGTTGTAGTCGTTGTAGCAGAGCTTCGCGCCCGGGTCCGCGGCCCGCGCGGCGCGGAACGCCGCCTCGATCCAGTCGTTGCCGGTGCGCTGCAGGTTGGAGTCGCGGCGGCCGCCGGAGCTGCCGTCGGCGAACGCCTCGTTCACCACGTCCCACGCGACGACCTGACCACGGAAGTGGGTGGCCACCTGCGTGACGTGGTTGAGCATCGCCGAGCGCAGCGCGCTACCGCTCATGCTCTCCATCCACCCCGGCTGCTGCGAGTGCCAGGCGAGGGTGTGACCCCGCACGCTCATACCCCGACTGCGGGCGTGGCTGACGATCCGGTCCGCGTCGGTGAAGCTGAACCGGCCCTGCTGCGGCTCGGTCGCGTTCATCTTCATCTCGTTCTCGGGCGTCACCGAGTTGAACTCGCGGTTCAAAATCGTCGTGTACGCCGAGTCGGACAGCTTGTACGCCGCCACCGCCGCGCCGAAGTACCGACCCTTCTCGGCGGCGGACGCGCCCAGGGTCGTCCCGGCGGCGGCCGGCGCCGTCATGAACAGCGCCATGCCGGCGGCGAGGGCGCCCACCCCGGCCAGTGCTACCGCGGCTCTCGATGCCGCCTTCCATCTGGTTCTTCTCATCTTTTCGACTCCTTCTGGTGGTGGGTGGGAAGGAAAATCAGGACACCGAACAGGCGGCACCGTTGAGGGCGAACGAGGACGGTTTACCGGTGCCACCCTCGTGCGTGGCCTGGAAACCGATCTCGACCGACGAGTTCGGGGCGATGGTGGAGTTGTAGGAGACGTTGCGGGCGGTCACCGCTCCGCTCGTCGGGGCGTACTGCGCGTTCCAGCCGCTGGTGATGCGCTGTCCGGTGGGCAGCGTGAAGGTCAACGCCCACCCGTTCACGGCTGCGGAACCGGTGTTGGTGATGGTCACGCTCGCGGTGAGACCGGTGTTCCAGGCGTTGACCGTGTAGCCGACCCGGCACGCACCCTCGGACGGCGGAGGGGTGGTCGGGGGCGGGGTCGTCGGGGGCGGGGTCGTCGGGGGCGGGGTCGTCGGGGGCGGCGTGGTGGGCGGTGGAGTCGTCGGCGGCGTGCTTCCGTCCAGGCCGAAGAAGCGGATCACCTGCGCAGCGTCGACCGGGATGTTGTGCGTGACGCCCTGCATGCTGATCGCCTCGACCGGCGCCATCGGGCCGCTGCTGCCGTACCTGGTGCGGGTGTAGCCGGACTGCGGGGAGTCGGTGTACGTCGGGGTCTGGCTCAGCCCGTGCACGTTGGTCCACTGCTTGATCTGCTCACCGAAGTTCGGGTACCGCAGCGTCTCGTCGTTGGTGCCGTGCCAGATCTGCATCCGGGGCCGTTGGCCGCTGTAGCCCGGGTACGCCTCGCGGACCAGGTCACCCCACTGCTGCGCGGTCCTGATGAGCTGCCCGTTCGCGCACTGGCTGTTCCATTCGGAGGTGCCGCCGGTGGCGAAGCAGGCGAACGGCACCCCGGCGAAGGACGCGCCGGCCGCGAACACGTCCGGGTAGACGCCCAGCATGACGTTTGTCATCATCGCCCCGGACGAGGTGCCGGTCGCGAAGATCCGCGCGGGATCGGCCGAGTAACGCTGCTTCACGTAGTCGACCATCGACATGAGCCCGACCGGGTCGCTGCCGCCGCCACGGCGTAGCGCCTGGGGCGAGTACACGTCCCAGCACCTGCTGCTGCGCGTTGCCGACGGATAGATCACGATGAACCCGTACCGGTCCGCGAGGGACGCGTACTGGGTGCCGGAGTGGAACGCCGGCCCCGTGCCGGTGCAGTAGTGCATGGCCAGGAGGATCGCCGGCCGGGACGCGACCCGGTCCGGGACGTAGAGGTGCATCTGCAGGTTGGTGGGGTTGGTGCCGAAGTTGGTCACCTGCGTCAGCGTCGCCGCCGACGCCGGTGCGGCGAACGTCAACGCGGCGGCGGCCAGCGTCACGGCCGCCATGACGACGCCAAGCATCCGGGTCTTCAGTGTCATCGTCGCGATCCCTTGCGAAAAAGGCGCGTGGAAGGGGACTTAAGTCGAGGACTGCCCTTCGCCCGACCTTGA is a window of Micromonospora sp. WMMD961 DNA encoding:
- a CDS encoding PHB depolymerase family esterase, which gives rise to MTLKTRMLGVVMAAVTLAAAALTFAAPASAATLTQVTNFGTNPTNLQMHLYVPDRVASRPAILLAMHYCTGTGPAFHSGTQYASLADRYGFIVIYPSATRSSRCWDVYSPQALRRGGGSDPVGLMSMVDYVKQRYSADPARIFATGTSSGAMMTNVMLGVYPDVFAAGASFAGVPFACFATGGTSEWNSQCANGQLIRTAQQWGDLVREAYPGYSGQRPRMQIWHGTNDETLRYPNFGEQIKQWTNVHGLSQTPTYTDSPQSGYTRTRYGSSGPMAPVEAISMQGVTHNIPVDAAQVIRFFGLDGSTPPTTPPPTTPPPTTPPPTTPPPTTPPPTTPPPSEGACRVGYTVNAWNTGLTASVTITNTGSAAVNGWALTFTLPTGQRITSGWNAQYAPTSGAVTARNVSYNSTIAPNSSVEIGFQATHEGGTGKPSSFALNGAACSVS